gccaGGTTGTTTGTTTTGAGTAATATTAGTTGAttaggcttaattttttttttttttttgttattggtaatttttgttaatgggctaatttttttggccttgtatattttgttttaaattttagatttataaattttttataacctCTAAAAGGAGGAAAATATTAGAGTTacaaacattttttataaattgcttaTGTGGTTAGTGATTATTGTTATGTTATGTAAAAAAGTGACGCGAGTGATGAGTTGAGAtgtaaaccaataaaaatatactaccttaatagtttataaaaatattgtaaaaaagttttGTGGTTGTTACATTACtttcaaaagaattaaaaatattgttaagggaaaaaaatgtatttttatacaataaaattgctaaaattaatacctatatatatactaataatttttataaaaaaaaataaaaaaatttgggggtgggggtgggggggtaaGGGTGGCTCCGTCCCTGATGCTATGCTTTACTTTCAGTTGAATTTGTTGGAAAACTTTTCCTGATTTCCTCATAAGGTGGACTCAAATAGTCAAATCCTTTTCTGACTTgctaaacaaattaaaaatgtgTAACTACCTACCAGTTTATCAAGAACATAATGTGTATccaaatttattgtgaaaaaccATCTATTTTTATCTGATGGGAATCCAATCACTGAAACAATGCCAATATAGTTAACACAAAAAGGGAGACAGAACATTCCATGGAAAGCATACAGTCAATCCAAAGTCTGGAGGAAAGCTTAGTaacattcaaaatttaataaaatggCTAAATTGTAAACCACGCCCCTAAAATATGGGGTCATTGAAATTTTACCCcttaatattataaaaagaaaaaaaaatttattttagttattggaatttttaaatttttaaatatttattagatttttttaatttatttaattacatgtaataataaaattcaCGTGTTATGATTTAATTGGGTTAATTAGCACATGTGGCAGGCTTAGCTATCACTTAATGAACACATGAGCAAAAAAAATGGACGAAGGGTGCTAATCAAAATGGATCATAACGTTAGaagataaaaatcaaaattctaattaaaCATTTTAGGGTAAAATCCAAAGACATTGAAATTAACTTTTTGTGCATTGTAGcctaactttttattttttaattggtactTCAGcctaattaataaacaaaaaaaattccaaaattcataaaatgtgCTAAGCACATGTAactaaaacaactttatctttATATTCCCACACAAACCTACTATCAGATAGAGTTCGTAAAGGATTGACACTTACTAGTCCTTTTACCACCATTGTTATCTCACAAACTCCTTATCACGTCaataaaagaaggaggagaaggaAAATATGAaccatatattaaaagaaacaaGAAGGCACTCTATGTACGTAGTACTGAAAATGCAACACTAACTGACATGGGTGACTGGAATTACACCACCCTATTCTTCATGTacccttctctctttctcatcctcttcttcatctctccttgttttttctttgcacTTTCCCACGAAAACCCCCAAGTCTCAATCTCTTCGGTTCCAAGTCACACAAGAGATCATTTCTTCAATGAAAGCAAAAATGGCACTGGTTTAACTACCGTAAGTGATACAACTTTtgcagtgaaaaaaaaaaaaaataacattggGTTCTAATGGGAGAAACAAAGATCTCCTTCTGTTGTCATTCCCTCTTCAGTACTTAAATtacatcagttttgtttttggagTGAAAATATTGATGGTCCCATTCTTTTCAGTTATTCTTACCTTTTGTCTTTCAAGttacaaacaaaacaataaatgaagAAGATATTATTACTACCTTAGACTGgtttcaattattttgtttttgtttataatttacaGTTGCATGAAATGAATTATTCTTGGAGAATAGAAAAAGGACTGGCAAGAGCTAGAAGGGCGATAAAGGAGGCAGCTCGATCACGAAGCTATAGATCGAACACTGAGGATGAGTTTGTTCCAAGAGGATCCACCTACATAAATCCTTATGCCTTTCATCAGTTAAGATTTTCTCCCTATTTTATTCATCTTATGATACCTTTATGTCATTGGTTAGTTAGTGTGACATGAAATTCCCTGCCATCCCTTATCACTTGACTTTTGAGTTGTTGCGAAATGTACaagaattatcaaatttcactttttttttttaatttttcattggtTAGTTAGTGTGACATGAAATTCCCTGCCACCCCTTATCACTTGACTTTTGAGTTGTTGCGAAATGTACaagaattatcaaatttcactttttttttaaaaaaaaattcacaataattaaaatgtCACATTGTTATAAAAAGTAATATCACTTTCACAttaaagttctctctctctctctctctctctctctctctctctctctctctctctctctctctctctctctctctctctctctctctctctctctctctctctctctctctgtgatatGCCATGAATTCTTGTTATTGAGTAGGAATATAATCACCCAttagtatttcaaaaaaaaaaaaaaaagtaatattatgattacaaattattttataatatttttaaaaattattaatatggCAAATTCTTACTTGTTCTTATCTAGATACactattaacattatttttttttaattattaattatcacataccacattaataatttgtaaaataacttgtaattttagttttttttttttatataaaaaaatcaccTTGAGTATTTAAGAACCTTAACTAGAAGGAGTGCAGCATTATTAATCATAGGTAGTGGGGCAGCATGACCCTAGCTCAATTAACTTGggattgatgttttttttgGTACTTACTTAGCTGTGAGCTCTAGGCCTATTTTTCTTAGCCTACAATTTTTTGGCGGTGTATGTACTTGTAACTGACTGGGATGATTTAATTCATGAATTATATTCTCACTTTGTGGAGAAGTTATTTAAAGCATTCCTATCAaggattttaaaaattttagcatttaacacttcaaaaattgtatttaaaaaaaaaaaaaaaaaaacacttcaaaaatCTACTGTATCTATTATACTAtcccattttaaaatttatcaaacatcaaagtttctatattttttatcatttcatttaaataatataaactactcattaaaataataataataaaacaactacaCAAAAAACTATAGCAACCACCTCCTCCACCACCCCTACCACCACTCTACTTGCCATAACCACCATTGTAGCAACCACAACCCACcatagccaccaccaccacaagtcATAGCACCACCGTGGCAACCACAACCACCtgtaagaagaaaagaaaaagaaaaaacccaaagtataaccacaaccacaaccacctgtaagaagaaaagaaaaagaaaaaacccaaagtATAACCACAACCATCCACCAAAATTACAACCAACCATCACCCAACCACCACAAAAACAACCAGCCActgcaaaaacaaaatctcaGCCAAGCACTCACCAATGGTTGATAACCCactgcaaggaaaaaaaaaacaaaaaacaaaaaacaaaatgcaaaaccACAACCATCTAGCAAAAACAACCAACcatcaaaacaaaattgtaaCCCAAAGATTCAACCCACGCACTCACCGATCGATCTCACCACCGTGCctccaaatcaaacccattgAAAAAAATTGGAAGGGAAGTAGCTTCATTGGTTCTAATCCAAGTTGTGAGATAGCTTCAAGCAGGGAGTCagagggagagtgagagaagaagaaaaaaaaaaagagaggaaaagaggaATGGCAGGTCTGAACAGAGAagaatgaaagaataaaaagagggagaaataaaatacttttttaaagaggagaagagagagaaagctttaaattttttttttttttttaagatatagcTACAGTGCACTCTCAAAATGAGAgtgcactgtagcaagattgtaaattttatagcatatataagttttgatggagtgaattttttgagttttagatgctaaaaaatagcatttagcattcttgatgagaatgctcttatgCCCCTAGACGTGTCACAACCATTATGATTGTTTTATACGTAGATGTGTTTTAATTGACTTTAAGATCGACGATCTCCTGTCAGATCTTTAATGATTAACCCTTGATGATGGTCAGTTAGCTTTTAGAACATTCAAGCAATCCTGATTTTCGGTTAGAGTTCTACAAACTCTGAAATTTTCCTGAAAATGATACACAAGTAATTGTTATTGCATGTGTCTCTCTATAGCTTGTGAAATCGTAAGATTACATCTTGAAGTTCTCGAACAATGGACCATTTAGATATAGAAaatttcctaaatttattttacaaaatggaaaatattaaaaaatgtatcaattttataataagaaatttacaattacAGTCTTAGCACAAAAAACAGCAACACTGTACCATTTAATGTTTAGTtctaaaaaataaggaaatgatatatctacaacatttttacaacaaatcctaagtggaaggttgttactagttattattgttggggcaaaaaaataatcttagtgttagtttcaaatttgaaccaataacaactaaccacctgtgatttattgtaaaattgttgtagGCGTAGcatctctcaaaaaataatattacagacataacaaattttacaatgttTTTCTTAACATTTAAAGCAATAGATTATAATTAatgcaatactttttttttacattggACTATTATTAATAACGACTGTATTGTACCTTAATAATTATGAAAGTTGTGTATCTAGATCTATTGATTTATTAAGTTAATATGCATTGCACTATATCAACGATATTAATAATTGATCTCTAATTACCATCGGGGGTATGGTTTGATGGTATGAGTTTTCAAATTATTTCTATTATTAAGTAGTTCAAGAAATAGTCTTAACACGACCCTGGTAGTACacgtaatctatatatatatatatatataaaaccgaagcctttgctgacaccacaattttccacgtcagcacaatatttaaaaaataaataaaaatataaaaccgaagcctttgctgacaccacaattttccacgtcagcacaatatttaaaaaataaaaaatggcaccacaattttccacgtcaacacaatatttaaaaaataaataaaaactataacccctcaaaaccctagcaaccttacccctctctcaagttaagaaacataaagccacggtttctgcaaactttctctctctccagacgtaggaagccctaaagcattcaagatctacaaaaccctagcaaccttaccccccctcaagttaagaaatataaagccacagtttctgcaaactctctctctctccagacgtagaaaaccctaaagcattcaagatctacaatgcacggtatagattttagcttataaagttcagttTTTGTAagattagttttgtttatatattaattaatacatagtactttgttcaccattgaatactcacataatcaatttccaattcagtgttcaagaattaaaccaaaattataACTGctctatcataaaatattattattagtatgaattttatggagttgcggtgttcaagaattaaaccaaaattcttttaaattatctataatattttgtcctttgaaaattttatctctttgattttagtatattgtgtttcttaaactatagagagattttctttggtttcagcaaactctctctctctctccagatgtaggaagccctaaacgcacggtatagcattcaagatctacaactcacggtatagattttagcttataaaattctgcttttgtaaggttagtttgtttatatatttagtccttacgtttaggtttagtttaggtttaggttttaagagatttatatattactactatgtggttgaatttcccgtgacatcagttttatgtttttaaccaaatacatcaggaaagcatgagaaggcgcataaatatttagtccttaagtttaagtttaggtttaggtttaggttttaagagatttatatattactactatgtggctgaatttcccgtgacatcagttttatgttttttttttttttttttttttttaaatttgttttatgtaaggttagtttgtttacatcagttctttgtctcaaagataaggcttttaatatatcccttgcaagcacacatgaacttaaattgtcttttaatatatgcatactttattattttctaatagttttcccgtgcatcgcacgggttagcgactagtattatTTATTACCGTTACGTGACATAAAGTCAATGAGTCCACACTGGAGACTCTCTTTTTTcattcacaaaaaagaaaaataacaattgATCTCTAATTGTTTGATGCATATGATCAGGAGCCATGCAGAGATGTTGAAACGGTTCAAAGTATGGCCATACAAGGAAGGAGAGTTGCCCATTTTTCACAGGGGGCCAATGACCAACATATACTCAACTGAAGGGCAATTCATGGATGAATTGGAAAGTGGGGAGAGTCCTTTTTTAGCTAAGGACCCGAATGAGGCCGCTGCATTTTATATTCCCGTTAGTATTACCAATATCATTGAATTCGTGTACAAGCCTCGCATCATATATACTAGTAAACCTCTACAAAAGGTTGTCAAGGACTACATGGAAGTCATATCAAAGAAACACCCGTATTGGAACAGAAGCGATGGAGCTGACCATTTTATGGTTTCTTGTCATGACTGGGTATGGCATTCATTTTCTGCTTTACATTGGAGGGAGTCATATTAGCCATGCATTCATTGGATTTCTTTAAGAAGTTTGAATAGGAGAAAGATATCATTAAAAATTACACAATTCTTAAAGAGTAAAGTGCATCATGTATTGTCTATGTTTCCATGCTACACAAACTTGTGCAATTACTTtgttaactttatttttcactCTACCATTTAGAGTTACTTTAGGAATGCTGCTGCTTAAGGTGTTAATTATAATAATTGGTTGAAGATATAACACTAACTATATTCCTCCTTGTGATATCTCAGGGACCAAAAATTTCATTTGATGACCGTAAGTTTTACAAACACTTCATTAGAGTTCTATGCAATGCCAACACTACTGAAGGCTTCGATCCGGCGAGAGATGCCTCCTTACCTGAAGTTAAAATTGCATCTGAAAACCTGAATCCTCCAAGCTTCAGCCAGCCCCTAAACAATCGTTCAATTTTAGCCTTTTTCGCCGGTCGCGAGCACGGGTTTGTAAGGAAAATACTACTTAGGTACTGGAAAGACAATGACCCAGATATCCAAGTGCATGAGTATCTccctaaaaacttaaattatttcGAGTTAATGGGTCAAAGCAAGTTTTGCCTGTGCCCTAGTGGGTATGAAGTTGCAAGCCCTAGAGTTGTTGAGTCTATTTTTGCAGAATGTGTCCCCGTGCTAATATCCGATGGTTATGTGCCACCATTTAGTGATGTTCTTGATTGGAGCCAATTTTCTATTCAAATTCCAGTTGCAAAGATACcagaaatcaagaaaattttgcaaGGAATTTCGGAGGATGAGTTTTTAGAGAAGCGAAAGCGGATTATCCAGGTGCATCGACATTTTGTGATCAATAGGCCTGCTAAACCATATGATTTATTGCACATGGTGATGCATTCAGTGTGGCTCAGGAGGCTAAACATAAGGCTGCCACTGTAAAATGCTTCAATTAATTAAGGTTGTACACTTTAATGAAATCATATCCTCCATTGAAATGGTCTCAAGATTTCTTTTCATCAACTAGAATAAAAACTCTTCCAAAGCATAAGCATCAAGTATATTTCATTCCACATCTTATATAATGCCATGTATTTTTAATACACACCATGCCGGATTCTCTTATTCTGATTAAACAGCATGTAAAAGCAAATTTTTATGACACTATATAAAGGCAGGCAACGGAAACATGCTGCATTATTCAAGGTGTGATGGGATCCATATATAGTTATGTGTTTTAACATAATTAGGGTCTGATTGGtaggaggatttttgtttttattttcaaaacaatataaaaacaattttcaaaaaattgaacttgaaactagttttcagataataatttttatattttacgtGTTTGGCTCCCACTTTTacgaacaattttcaaaatactaaaaacaaaaataattgtttgggagaccatttctatttttgagatttaaaaaaatatatatatttacaaaaagtaaCGTGTAGCatctgtaaattttttttttttttttttttctgtggaTAATGATAAAGGAATAGagctcatcatttttttttaatgataagtttcaaatcTGAAGTGTGAGAAttctttttgtgat
This DNA window, taken from Quercus robur chromosome 2, dhQueRobu3.1, whole genome shotgun sequence, encodes the following:
- the LOC126696275 gene encoding probable glycosyltransferase At5g11130 — encoded protein: MGDWNYTTLFFMYPSLFLILLHEMNYSWRIEKGLARARRAIKEAARSRSYRSNTEDEFVPRGSTYINPYAFHQSHAEMLKRFKVWPYKEGELPIFHRGPMTNIYSTEGQFMDELESGESPFLAKDPNEAAAFYIPVSITNIIEFVYKPRIIYTSKPLQKVVKDYMEVISKKHPYWNRSDGADHFMVSCHDWGPKISFDDRKFYKHFIRVLCNANTTEGFDPARDASLPEVKIASENLNPPSFSQPLNNRSILAFFAGREHGFVRKILLRYWKDNDPDIQVHEYLPKNLNYFELMGQSKFCLCPSGYEVASPRVVESIFAECVPVLISDGYVPPFSDVLDWSQFSIQIPVAKIPEIKKILQGISEDEFLEKRKRIIQVHRHFVINRPAKPYDLLHMVMHSVWLRRLNIRLPL